TGATCGTAGCGTTGTTCCACCACTGCATCATGTTGCCGTCCTTGTCGAACTGTCTGCCCTTGTCGTCGAAACCGTGGGTTATCTCGTGGCCTATCACCACACCGATACCGCCGTAATTCAACGACTTCGGAAAATGCTGGGAGTAGAACAACGGCTGTAGAATACCGGCTGGAAAAACTGTAAGCAATGTTGTTCGATCAGCAGATCAAATTCTGCCGGGAAtcgaggatgaaaattttcgctatTCGCACGAACCGATGTCGTTTTTGTTGGGGTTGTAGAAAGCGTTGACCACGGCCGGTTCCGTCGACCATTTGTCCTTGTCGACCGGCTGCCTCAATTTTTGTAGGTTATGGTAGGCGTCGTATTTCAAAACCGCGAGAATGTTCTCCAGGAAACGGTGATCCGTTATGTTCAGCTGACGGGACGAGACAAGAAAAGTGAGGAACAAAGCCAAACGAATCCTTGGGAAACTCCCGGTGACCTGAAAAACTCGACGCGTTCTCACCATAACGTATTCCTTGGAGAGTTCGACCGGGTCCTTGAGGAATTCCGGATATCCTATCCGTTCGTTCATCGAGTCCGCTTTGCTCTTGGCAACGGCCCTCGTTTCGTCGTCCATCCAATGATTCTCCGCCAACAGTTCGTTGAACGCCTCTCTCAGGGTGTGGATCATTTCCAGGGCCGTTTCCTGAAACGATacaattctttttccttccgaATTTTTCAAGGACTACAGCCGACGATACGACTTCCGGTCCCGGAGGACCGCCGGACAACCTTGCTGTCGTGGTTGAAATTGTCACGTATGAAAAGTGCGCCGACCGCCATTCCCAGCTTCTTATTCGTCCATTCGACGCATTGGGACCACCGATTCCTCTCGCTGAGGATCCCCAGAAGGATCTTACGGAACTCCACGCGCTTTTGCTGATAGTCGTCGATCATGTGCGGCATTATCGACATCACGAGCCGCCACAATACGTAGTTGTGGAGGGTCCTGAGGACGAGACAATCCAAGGTTAACGTCATTAACACACCGAAAATAGAACCGGAAGAGACAGAGGGGGCCGACACTTCCGCTGACCTTCGATCGGTGTTCTCCAGTATCCTGCCCATCTGGACGAAGTAAGGCATGGCGTAAGCGACGACAGGTTCGTCCTCCGTTATCGGTGCGGTGAGGAACGCCTTTAAATAAACGTGCCAATTGAGCTGGGGAACTTCTTGCTGGAGCTGGCGAAGCGTCAGTTTCCTGTAGATAGCGGAGGTGTCGTGTCTGTCGGCCTCAGGGAGCGACGCCTGCGTcccaaagaaaatttgaacatcCTCGCCGAGCGTCTGAATTCAAACGAATCGGTAATACGTACGTTGGCCAGCTGCTTTTCCAGGACTATCACGCGGTTGAATTCTTCGCTAGCGGTTTCCGGATTCGCACCCAACAGAATGGCGACGTTCGTCATGTAACGGTGGTAAGCCTTCAGCTCCGCCTGGCTACTGACCTTCAGATAATAGTCCCGGCTGGGAAGCGCTAGCTGCATCTGATCCAGCTGAAAATTCAACTCACTGTCTCACGTGTACGTGAAAGTTTTCGGGGCAGCCGAAACGCGGATTTTGATCTCCGtttgtttttcgcttttcgtcgGTTCGGAAGGCCGTTTCGCTAGAAAGTGCGCGATTCGGAGTCTGGTGAGAAAACGAATTTTCGGAAGACgggagaaaatttctcgtcaaatttttaCGTTTCCATTCGAGCGTCGAGCGCGCTTGCAACGAAACCTTTGGTCATCGACTAAGGTCTTACTTTGGCGGCGCACCTGGAGGATGTTGGCGGAGGAGTTCTTGTCGTCCGGGCCAACCCATTGCTCCAGTAGGACCCCCTCGTTGTACTCGCCGCGCAAACGACCCAGCAAAACTTCCACCGGATAGGAGGGCGGCAGCCACGCGG
The sequence above is a segment of the Athalia rosae chromosome 5, iyAthRosa1.1, whole genome shotgun sequence genome. Coding sequences within it:
- the LOC105684339 gene encoding neprilysin-1; protein product: MKTDSNNGYLRTAVETEDSELLPPVGIQGTTSGAPLQVTIGPRGTAATSIPHRTGSALQGSIGGVNLTSTGVPANRRRNHAALNRQRLLGILAFTLLASFVLTLILLITNNSRKCDREIHPKVCMTEECVRTAASLLSAMDQTAAPCVDFFQYACGAWNRLHVIPEDRSSISTFEVLADQLQVILKRVLEEPPNERDNAATLKAKMFYKSCVDIPRIREIGDVPLRTTLRGLGGWPAVEGAAWLPPSYPVEVLLGRLRGEYNEGVLLEQWVGPDDKNSSANILQLDQMQLALPSRDYYLKVSSQAELKAYHRYMTNVAILLGANPETASEEFNRVIVLEKQLANASLPEADRHDTSAIYRKLTLRQLQQEVPQLNWHVYLKAFLTAPITEDEPVVAYAMPYFVQMGRILENTDRRTLHNYVLWRLVMSIMPHMIDDYQQKRVEFRKILLGILSERNRWSQCVEWTNKKLGMAVGALFIRDNFNHDSKETALEMIHTLREAFNELLAENHWMDDETRAVAKSKADSMNERIGYPEFLKDPVELSKEYVMLNITDHRFLENILAVLKYDAYHNLQKLRQPVDKDKWSTEPAVVNAFYNPNKNDIVFPAGILQPLFYSQHFPKSLNYGGIGVVIGHEITHGFDDKGRQFDKDGNMMQWWNNATIRAFRDRAQCIVDQYSRYRLQEIDLYVNGRMTQGENIADNGGLKQSFRAYKKWVSIHGEEPLLPGVNLTHDQLFFLNYAQIWCGSMRPEDALTKIRSSVHSPGPVRVLGPLSNSDDFARAFGCSPGSPMNPTHKCSVW